The Pelagibaculum spongiae genome has a segment encoding these proteins:
- a CDS encoding AI-2E family transporter, with protein MVNMFASWYKRWSSNPQTVSLIMILLMSFAAFLFLGRYLTPIFAALIMAYVLDWTISRMHKAGVAKNVALTIAFSTFLGGMVLLVAVLTPLLWRQVSALISELPNMLNNAQTSIIELMQQYHMVMSPADIEKVSQLITEKAASYGQVLVSTSLSSISDLLTLVVYLVLLPVIVFFMLKDKKLLMEWFVSFMPSHHELAEQVWEEMNDQIGNYIRGKVAEILIVGGASYVVFALMGLNYALLLAVLVGFSVLIPYIGATVVTLPVLLVAFFQWGLSTDFYWLTTAYLIIQALDGNLLVPLLFSEAVNLHPIAIIAAVLIFGGVWGFWGVFFAIPLATLVKAIMNAWPSAKEVGSVERD; from the coding sequence ATGGTCAATATGTTTGCCAGCTGGTACAAACGCTGGTCATCCAATCCGCAAACTGTCAGCCTGATTATGATCTTGCTGATGAGCTTTGCGGCTTTTTTGTTTCTGGGCCGCTATTTAACGCCAATTTTTGCCGCGCTGATTATGGCTTACGTGCTGGATTGGACAATTAGTCGCATGCACAAAGCTGGGGTGGCAAAAAATGTTGCTCTGACCATCGCTTTTTCAACCTTCCTTGGTGGCATGGTTTTGCTGGTCGCGGTACTCACCCCGTTATTGTGGCGACAAGTTTCAGCATTGATTTCTGAGCTGCCCAATATGCTGAATAATGCGCAAACATCGATTATTGAATTGATGCAGCAATACCATATGGTGATGTCGCCAGCTGATATTGAAAAAGTCAGCCAACTAATTACTGAAAAAGCGGCCAGTTACGGACAAGTGCTGGTATCAACTTCGTTGTCATCCATTTCTGATTTGCTAACGTTGGTTGTGTATTTAGTGCTGCTTCCTGTGATTGTGTTTTTTATGCTCAAGGATAAAAAACTATTGATGGAATGGTTCGTCAGTTTTATGCCGAGCCACCATGAGTTAGCAGAGCAAGTCTGGGAAGAAATGAATGATCAGATTGGTAATTATATTCGCGGTAAAGTGGCGGAAATTCTGATTGTTGGTGGCGCCAGTTATGTGGTTTTTGCGTTGATGGGCTTGAACTACGCACTTCTGTTGGCGGTGCTGGTTGGCTTCTCTGTGTTGATTCCTTATATTGGTGCAACAGTTGTCACCTTGCCGGTGTTGTTGGTGGCATTTTTCCAGTGGGGTTTGAGTACTGATTTTTACTGGTTGACCACGGCTTATCTAATTATTCAGGCGCTGGATGGCAACTTGTTGGTGCCATTGCTGTTTTCTGAGGCGGTCAATTTACACCCGATTGCTATTATTGCTGCGGTGCTGATTTTTGGCGGTGTTTGGGGCTTTTGGGGTGTGTTCTTCGCCATTCCTTTGGCAACATTAGTCAAAGCGATAATGAACGCTTGGCCATCGGCTAAGGAAGTTGGATCAGTCGAGCGTGACTAA
- a CDS encoding GFA family protein: protein MSNNTNKNCQAECLCGAVKITVAAVNPQFTVCHCDTCRRWGGGPFFAVQCGEDVSFSGEESITRYASSDWATRGFCSQCGSHLFYQLNKTSSYNMPIGLFSQLDAPKMSMQYFSDQRPDYYCFSNKTKQMTTAEIMAYFSSEV from the coding sequence ATGTCAAATAACACCAATAAGAATTGCCAAGCGGAATGTTTATGTGGCGCGGTTAAAATAACGGTTGCAGCGGTGAATCCGCAGTTCACTGTCTGTCATTGTGATACCTGTCGTCGCTGGGGTGGTGGGCCATTTTTTGCTGTGCAGTGTGGTGAAGATGTTTCGTTTTCAGGGGAAGAAAGTATTACTCGTTATGCTTCATCTGACTGGGCCACTCGGGGTTTTTGTAGTCAATGTGGCAGCCATTTGTTTTACCAGTTGAATAAAACCAGTAGTTATAATATGCCGATTGGTTTGTTTTCTCAGTTAGATGCACCCAAAATGAGTATGCAATATTTCAGTGATCAACGACCTGACTATTATTGTTTTTCTAATAAAACTAAACAGATGACTACTGCAGAAATAATGGCTTATTTTTCCAGTGAGGTTTGA
- the dapA gene encoding 4-hydroxy-tetrahydrodipicolinate synthase, whose protein sequence is MITGSIVALVTPMTDQGGVDEAALDNLVEWHIEQGTDAIVAVGTTGESATLTPREHMDVIYQVVRKSAGRVPVIAGTGANATHEAIELTHSARIAGADACLLVTPYYNKPTPEGLYQHFKAIAEAEPLIPQILYNVPGRTACDMLPETVGRLAQIDNIVGIKEATGDVSRVAALRELCGNDFALYTGDDATTVEFLLAGGNGAISVTNNVVPHDMAEMCAAALAGDRARAEQINTRLELLHSRLFCESNPIPVKWALAEMGKMGHGIRLPLTMLSQEQHASVREALVESGALA, encoded by the coding sequence ATGATAACCGGCAGTATCGTTGCACTGGTCACCCCGATGACTGATCAGGGTGGAGTGGATGAAGCAGCGTTAGACAACCTGGTTGAGTGGCACATCGAGCAGGGAACAGATGCGATTGTTGCAGTGGGCACCACTGGAGAATCAGCAACCCTGACGCCTCGTGAACATATGGACGTGATCTATCAGGTCGTTCGAAAATCTGCTGGGCGTGTTCCTGTTATTGCAGGTACTGGTGCTAATGCCACCCATGAAGCAATTGAGCTGACGCATAGCGCTCGTATTGCTGGGGCAGATGCTTGCCTATTGGTGACTCCTTATTACAACAAGCCAACTCCAGAAGGTTTGTATCAGCACTTTAAGGCAATTGCCGAAGCTGAACCGTTAATTCCTCAAATTTTATATAATGTTCCTGGCCGTACCGCTTGCGATATGTTGCCAGAAACGGTTGGCCGTTTGGCTCAAATCGACAACATTGTTGGTATTAAAGAAGCCACGGGTGATGTTTCTCGTGTGGCAGCTTTGCGTGAACTGTGTGGCAATGATTTTGCACTTTACACCGGCGATGACGCGACGACAGTTGAATTTTTGTTAGCGGGTGGTAATGGCGCAATTTCTGTCACCAATAATGTGGTGCCACATGATATGGCTGAAATGTGTGCGGCAGCTTTAGCAGGTGACAGAGCACGTGCTGAGCAAATTAATACGCGGCTGGAACTACTGCATTCACGGTTATTCTGTGAAAGCAATCCAATTCCAGTGAAATGGGCATTGGCTGAAATGGGTAAGATGGGTCATGGCATTCGTTTACCATTAACCATGTTATCTCAAGAACAACATGCTTCGGTTAGAGAAGCACTAGTTGAATCAGGAGCATTGGCTTAA
- the nadA gene encoding quinolinate synthase NadA — translation MVCNVRLAEQQALDKARQMADQSPNDQQKQQLKQQIRDLLKQHNAVMVAHYYTDPELQALAEETGGVVADSLEMARFGKNHPADTLIVCGVRFMGETAKILSPEKRVLMPTLEATCSLDEGCEPVEFAAYCDAHPDHKVVVYANTSAAVKARADWVVTSSIALEVVEHLSDQGHKILWAPDRHLGRYVQQQTGCDMLLWQGECVVHDEFSSQALEQMKHLYPQAAVLVHPESPSSVIDMADAVGSTSQLIKAAQTLPHPQMIVATDGGIFYKMQQAAPDKELLLAPTGGNGATCRSCAHCPWMAMNNLQNLAEIFDAKNTEVFVGDALRIKAMKPLQKMLDFSVDMNIRLKGNA, via the coding sequence ATGGTTTGTAATGTGCGTCTGGCAGAGCAGCAGGCTTTGGATAAAGCGCGTCAGATGGCGGATCAGTCGCCGAATGATCAGCAAAAGCAGCAACTCAAGCAGCAAATCCGCGACCTACTCAAGCAGCATAACGCGGTCATGGTGGCCCACTATTACACCGACCCTGAGCTACAAGCGTTAGCTGAAGAAACGGGCGGAGTAGTCGCTGACTCTCTGGAAATGGCTCGTTTTGGTAAAAACCATCCGGCAGACACCTTGATTGTTTGTGGTGTGCGCTTTATGGGGGAGACGGCTAAAATCCTCTCGCCAGAAAAGCGAGTGCTCATGCCTACGTTGGAAGCGACCTGTTCGCTGGATGAAGGCTGTGAGCCGGTTGAGTTTGCCGCCTATTGCGATGCTCACCCAGATCATAAAGTAGTGGTCTATGCTAATACTTCTGCTGCAGTTAAAGCTCGGGCGGATTGGGTGGTAACTTCGAGTATTGCGCTGGAAGTGGTTGAGCATTTATCAGATCAAGGACACAAAATTCTTTGGGCACCAGACCGTCATCTAGGCCGATATGTGCAGCAACAAACGGGCTGTGACATGTTGTTATGGCAGGGCGAATGCGTGGTGCATGATGAGTTTTCTAGCCAGGCACTCGAGCAGATGAAGCATTTGTATCCGCAAGCTGCAGTGCTGGTGCATCCAGAATCTCCTTCTTCAGTGATCGATATGGCTGATGCCGTAGGTTCAACCTCCCAATTGATTAAAGCGGCACAAACGCTGCCACACCCGCAGATGATTGTGGCGACCGATGGCGGTATTTTTTACAAAATGCAGCAGGCCGCACCAGATAAAGAATTGTTATTGGCACCCACGGGTGGCAATGGTGCGACGTGTCGTAGCTGCGCCCATTGTCCGTGGATGGCAATGAACAATCTGCAAAATCTGGCTGAAATCTTCGATGCGAAAAATACTGAGGTTTTTGTTGGAGATGCATTGCGAATTAAAGCAATGAAACCTTTGCAAAAGATGTTGGATTTTTCGGTTGATATGAATATTCGCTTGAAAGGCAATGCTTGA
- the purC gene encoding phosphoribosylaminoimidazolesuccinocarboxamide synthase: protein MEKRDELYAGKAKSVFTTDNPELVIIEYRNDTSAFDGAIIEQLNRKGLVNNYFNAFIMQQLAKAGIPVHQVELLSETESLVKRLDMVPVECVVRNRAAGSICKRLGVKEGLELTPPTFEFFLKNDALHDPMINEHHIESFGWADKDVIAEMKALTFKINDILKPLFAKAGLILVDYKLEFGVQNGQVYLGDEFSPDGCRLWDAETLEKMDKDRFRQGLGGVIEAYEEVARRIGCELP from the coding sequence ATGGAAAAACGTGACGAGCTCTATGCAGGTAAAGCCAAATCGGTATTTACCACCGATAATCCTGAACTGGTGATTATCGAGTACCGCAATGATACTTCTGCATTCGATGGCGCCATAATTGAACAGCTGAACCGTAAAGGTTTGGTTAATAATTATTTCAACGCATTTATCATGCAGCAATTAGCCAAAGCCGGTATTCCGGTACATCAGGTCGAATTGTTGTCAGAGACTGAGTCTTTGGTAAAGCGTTTGGATATGGTGCCAGTAGAGTGTGTGGTGCGTAACCGAGCTGCAGGTTCAATCTGTAAGCGACTGGGTGTAAAAGAAGGGCTGGAATTAACGCCGCCTACTTTTGAGTTTTTCCTGAAAAACGATGCGTTACACGATCCAATGATTAACGAACATCACATTGAAAGCTTTGGTTGGGCTGATAAAGATGTGATTGCCGAAATGAAAGCGCTGACTTTTAAAATCAATGACATTTTAAAGCCGCTGTTCGCCAAGGCCGGTTTAATTCTAGTGGATTATAAGCTGGAATTTGGCGTGCAAAATGGCCAAGTCTATTTGGGTGATGAATTCTCTCCCGATGGCTGTCGTTTATGGGATGCTGAAACCCTCGAGAAAATGGATAAAGACCGCTTCCGCCAAGGTCTGGGTGGCGTAATCGAAGCCTATGAAGAAGTTGCGCGCCGTATTGGTTGCGAGCTGCCTTAA
- the elbB gene encoding isoprenoid biosynthesis glyoxalase ElbB encodes MKVAVILSGCGAFDGSEIYETTLTLLAIDQADESYQCMAPNIEQFDIINHLTGDIGAAESRNVLTESARLARGEIIDLEQAEPDDYQAVIIPGGFGAAINLSDFASKGAELSIDPHVRNFIQAMHRQQKPIGLIGIAPALSAELFGPGVGCSIGNDPQTAEAIETSGAKHHTCEVDDIFIDLQNKLVTTPAYMLASRISEAATGINKLVQAVIKLAH; translated from the coding sequence ATGAAAGTTGCCGTTATTCTTTCCGGTTGTGGTGCTTTTGATGGATCAGAAATTTATGAAACTACTCTAACACTACTGGCTATTGATCAGGCAGATGAAAGCTATCAATGCATGGCACCCAATATTGAGCAGTTTGATATCATCAATCATCTCACCGGTGATATCGGGGCGGCAGAAAGCCGAAATGTATTGACTGAATCCGCAAGGTTAGCTCGGGGAGAAATTATCGATTTAGAGCAAGCTGAACCAGACGATTACCAAGCGGTCATTATTCCTGGTGGTTTTGGCGCAGCAATAAATTTGAGTGATTTTGCTAGTAAAGGCGCAGAACTGTCTATCGACCCCCATGTCAGAAACTTTATTCAAGCGATGCATCGCCAACAAAAACCAATTGGCCTTATTGGCATCGCACCGGCATTATCTGCAGAACTATTTGGCCCAGGCGTTGGCTGCAGCATAGGCAATGACCCTCAAACTGCTGAAGCAATCGAAACCAGCGGCGCAAAACATCACACTTGCGAAGTCGATGACATTTTTATCGATCTGCAAAACAAACTAGTCACCACGCCAGCTTATATGCTAGCCAGCCGAATCAGCGAAGCTGCAACCGGCATTAATAAGCTGGTTCAAGCAGTGATTAAATTAGCTCATTAA
- a CDS encoding M48 family metalloprotease, protein MYKLLQSLILSSTLMLATSVQGQGESEHFPQLPDLGDSSLATISLEKEAMLGRSFMQSLRRQLPFESDPLIEDYVESLGYRLAAGADDKLRFQFFVVRNKEVNAFAGPGGYIGIHTGLITTAENESELASVLAHEIAHVTQRHIARRIEENSQLSIPAIAAIFAAIAVASTSPDAASALLIGSQAGLIQNQINFTRKNEKEADRIGMQLLTNAKLDPSGMFRFFQRMQKSTRLYSREIPEFLLTHPVTDSRVADAQARAAQLGKPDNLNNLSFELAKARLEVLQMREGQVKQALYSHYKGQNTVQARYYRAMINLRQKDYIKAISELSELQKQFPSEVFINVPLATALSKDGHPKQALLLLTEQLSLMPGNHPLTMALASLYLEQKTPEKARKLLASHIRNHPVPRVYQQLWLAQGRSGKNTLAKISQAEFYVLLGDYRSARQHLKQALKTEDLNAQLKSEIQARLTEINQEAKKLRS, encoded by the coding sequence ATGTACAAACTGCTTCAATCTTTGATTCTATCCAGCACATTGATGTTGGCTACTTCGGTTCAGGGACAGGGAGAAAGTGAGCACTTCCCTCAGCTTCCTGATCTTGGCGACAGCTCTTTGGCGACTATTTCTCTGGAAAAAGAAGCCATGCTCGGCAGAAGTTTTATGCAGTCACTTCGACGGCAATTACCTTTTGAAAGCGACCCCTTGATAGAAGACTATGTTGAATCACTTGGCTATCGACTGGCAGCCGGTGCCGATGACAAATTGCGTTTTCAATTTTTTGTGGTGCGTAACAAAGAGGTCAATGCGTTTGCTGGCCCTGGCGGTTATATCGGCATCCATACCGGTTTGATTACCACTGCTGAAAACGAAAGCGAATTGGCTTCAGTATTGGCCCACGAAATCGCCCACGTCACCCAGCGTCATATTGCCCGTCGAATTGAAGAAAATTCTCAATTAAGCATTCCAGCCATTGCCGCCATTTTCGCCGCCATTGCAGTTGCTAGCACCAGTCCCGATGCAGCCAGTGCTTTGTTAATTGGTAGCCAAGCTGGTTTGATTCAAAACCAGATTAACTTCACCCGAAAAAATGAAAAAGAAGCTGATCGAATTGGCATGCAGCTGCTCACCAATGCCAAATTAGACCCTTCAGGAATGTTTCGTTTTTTTCAGCGGATGCAAAAATCCACCCGATTGTATAGCCGGGAAATTCCAGAGTTCTTGCTAACTCACCCAGTAACTGACAGTCGTGTTGCCGATGCACAAGCACGCGCCGCGCAACTCGGAAAACCTGATAATTTAAACAATTTATCATTTGAATTAGCCAAAGCTCGGCTGGAAGTACTTCAAATGAGAGAAGGCCAAGTTAAACAAGCTTTATATAGCCATTACAAAGGTCAAAATACCGTTCAGGCAAGATATTATCGCGCCATGATCAATTTACGCCAAAAAGATTATATTAAAGCGATATCTGAACTAAGTGAATTACAAAAACAGTTTCCATCAGAAGTTTTCATTAATGTGCCATTAGCCACTGCATTAAGTAAAGATGGCCATCCAAAACAAGCATTATTATTACTGACAGAACAACTCTCTTTAATGCCTGGCAACCATCCGTTAACCATGGCACTCGCTAGCTTATACCTTGAACAGAAAACACCAGAAAAAGCCAGGAAACTACTGGCAAGCCATATTCGCAACCATCCGGTTCCGCGTGTATATCAACAACTTTGGTTAGCTCAAGGGCGTAGCGGAAAGAATACCCTGGCAAAAATCAGTCAGGCTGAGTTTTATGTGTTGCTCGGTGATTATCGTTCTGCTCGCCAGCATTTAAAACAAGCATTAAAAACTGAAGATTTAAATGCTCAATTAAAAAGTGAGATACAAGCGCGACTGACTGAAATTAACCAAGAAGCAAAAAAACTGAGGTCGTAG
- a CDS encoding sulfurtransferase TusA family protein: MNCVDARDLACPLPLLRLKRALTEVASGESVTIMTTDSGSIKDIPAFCRQVGHQLISCVEKPDHYVIQVEKN, translated from the coding sequence ATGAATTGTGTTGATGCCCGTGATCTAGCTTGCCCTTTACCTTTGTTGCGATTAAAGAGAGCGCTGACAGAAGTAGCTAGTGGTGAATCGGTCACTATTATGACCACCGATTCTGGATCAATTAAGGATATACCGGCATTTTGTCGTCAAGTTGGCCATCAGTTAATTAGTTGTGTTGAAAAGCCAGATCATTATGTGATTCAGGTAGAAAAAAACTAA
- the ppnN gene encoding nucleotide 5'-monophosphate nucleosidase PpnN, translating to MAKFPTVDAFVSPAGSLEILSQHEIQSLSRFGHSNCYDLLRNCLLAVLNCGSEMDDGHALLQQYPDFTVNLIERDRGIQLHLQHAPASAFVDGVIINGIREHLFSVLRDIVYVNHKLQASGLDLSQRPEAITDSVFRILRNAEAMKSARDPKLIICWGGHAISREEYEYSKSVGYQLGLRAMDICTGCGPGAMKGPMKGAQVAHAKQRIDDGRYVGVSEPGIIAAESPNPIVNELVILPDIEKRLEAFVRMGHGMIVFPGGPGTAEEILYLLGILMDPANHGIPFPFVMTGPASSKDYFAKIDAFLVGLLGEHVRDYYKIMVNQPEEVARHMSQNMEQVREYRKEHKDAYHFNWRLRIDPVQQFPFEPEHTAVAALQLDREMPADQLAANLRRIFSVVVAGNVKAEGIARVKERGPYQIHGAPDVLEPLDQLLRFFVEQRRMKIEGEYVPCYQIVN from the coding sequence ATGGCGAAATTTCCTACAGTCGATGCATTTGTTTCACCAGCAGGTAGTCTGGAAATTCTTTCTCAGCATGAAATTCAATCACTGAGCCGATTTGGCCATAGCAATTGTTATGACTTATTGCGAAATTGCCTGCTGGCAGTTTTGAATTGCGGCAGTGAAATGGATGATGGTCATGCATTGTTGCAACAATACCCTGATTTTACGGTTAATTTGATCGAGCGTGATCGTGGTATTCAATTGCATTTACAGCATGCTCCCGCCAGTGCATTTGTTGACGGTGTAATAATTAACGGTATTCGTGAGCATTTATTCTCTGTGTTACGCGACATTGTTTATGTCAATCATAAACTGCAGGCCTCGGGGTTAGATTTAAGCCAGCGACCAGAAGCGATTACTGACTCGGTTTTCCGCATTTTACGTAATGCAGAGGCAATGAAGTCTGCCCGCGACCCTAAGTTAATTATTTGCTGGGGTGGTCATGCAATTTCCCGAGAAGAATATGAATATAGTAAATCTGTAGGTTACCAGTTGGGCTTGCGAGCGATGGATATTTGTACCGGTTGCGGCCCTGGCGCCATGAAAGGGCCAATGAAAGGTGCCCAAGTTGCGCACGCTAAGCAGCGAATTGATGATGGCCGATATGTCGGTGTAAGTGAGCCAGGCATTATTGCTGCAGAATCGCCAAACCCTATTGTTAATGAATTGGTGATTTTGCCGGACATTGAAAAGCGACTGGAAGCATTTGTTCGTATGGGCCACGGCATGATTGTATTTCCTGGTGGTCCGGGAACTGCCGAAGAAATTCTGTATTTGTTGGGTATTTTAATGGACCCAGCAAACCACGGCATTCCTTTCCCATTTGTAATGACTGGCCCTGCATCGAGCAAGGATTACTTCGCAAAGATAGATGCATTTTTAGTGGGGCTGCTCGGCGAACATGTTCGTGATTACTACAAAATCATGGTTAACCAGCCAGAAGAAGTTGCCCGTCACATGAGTCAAAACATGGAGCAGGTACGCGAATATCGTAAAGAACATAAAGATGCTTATCACTTTAACTGGCGGCTGCGGATTGATCCGGTTCAGCAATTCCCATTTGAGCCAGAACATACGGCAGTTGCTGCATTGCAGCTAGACAGAGAAATGCCAGCAGACCAGTTGGCGGCTAATTTACGTCGAATTTTCTCAGTTGTAGTGGCTGGAAACGTCAAGGCTGAAGGCATTGCGCGAGTAAAAGAACGTGGCCCTTATCAGATTCATGGCGCACCGGATGTTTTAGAGCCGCTGGATCAGCTATTAAGATTTTTCGTAGAGCAGCGCCGAATGAAGATTGAAGGTGAATACGTGCCTTGTTATCAGATTGTCAATTAA
- the bcp gene encoding thioredoxin-dependent thiol peroxidase → MLKPLEVGDVAPNFSLLDQNEKMISLADFQGQKTLVYFYPKALTPGUIIQAEGLRDSHKEYADAGILVIGISPDAPAKLKRFEEKKSLNFTLLSDQDHAVADAFGVWGLKKFMGKEYDGIHRMSFLIDQQGKIMQVMKKVKTKSHHTDILALLED, encoded by the coding sequence ATGTTAAAACCATTAGAAGTGGGTGACGTTGCACCTAATTTCAGCTTGCTAGATCAAAATGAAAAAATGATCTCTCTTGCCGATTTTCAAGGGCAAAAAACACTGGTGTACTTTTATCCTAAAGCGCTCACCCCTGGCTGAATTATTCAAGCTGAAGGGCTGCGTGACAGCCATAAAGAATATGCCGATGCAGGCATTCTGGTGATCGGAATTAGCCCCGATGCACCCGCAAAGCTCAAACGATTTGAAGAAAAAAAATCGCTCAATTTCACCCTATTGTCAGATCAAGATCATGCAGTTGCTGATGCTTTTGGTGTTTGGGGGCTGAAGAAATTCATGGGCAAAGAATATGATGGTATTCATCGCATGAGCTTCCTGATCGATCAACAGGGAAAAATAATGCAAGTGATGAAAAAAGTTAAAACCAAAAGCCATCACACTGACATTTTGGCCCTGCTAGAAGATTAA
- a CDS encoding MBL fold metallo-hydrolase — MKFASLGSGSKGNATLVASGDQLLLIDCGFSLKQLEARMQLLDLTPAQITGILVTHEHSDHASGVGVLSRRFKLPVWATRGTLSHKLLNKLAQAEVICSHSEFTIGEITVLPVPVPHDAAEPVQYVFQANNKKLGLLTDTGNWTPYILQSLNKCDGLLLEFNHDLKMLNQGPYPPRLKQRVAGLFGHLNNQQALDILQQLDLSKLQHLVAGHISQENNSPTQVAEMLQQQFGQRGFDITIASQGEGFGWKHIN, encoded by the coding sequence TTGAAATTCGCGTCTCTGGGAAGTGGCAGTAAAGGAAACGCAACGCTGGTAGCTAGTGGTGATCAATTGTTGTTGATCGATTGCGGATTCAGCCTCAAACAATTAGAAGCCAGAATGCAGTTGTTGGATTTAACGCCAGCTCAGATAACCGGCATTTTGGTGACTCATGAGCATAGCGACCATGCTTCTGGTGTGGGTGTTTTATCGCGGCGGTTTAAGCTGCCTGTATGGGCAACTCGAGGTACTTTGTCCCACAAGCTGTTAAATAAACTGGCGCAGGCTGAAGTAATTTGCAGCCATTCAGAATTTACAATAGGTGAGATTACCGTCTTACCCGTTCCGGTTCCCCATGATGCGGCAGAACCGGTTCAGTATGTGTTTCAAGCAAATAATAAAAAACTGGGATTGTTAACCGATACCGGCAATTGGACGCCATACATTTTGCAATCATTAAATAAATGTGATGGTTTGTTGTTGGAATTTAATCATGATCTGAAAATGCTCAATCAAGGTCCTTATCCGCCAAGATTAAAACAGCGGGTTGCTGGACTTTTTGGGCATCTAAATAATCAGCAGGCACTAGATATTTTGCAGCAGCTGGATTTAAGCAAACTGCAGCATCTAGTGGCTGGTCATATTAGTCAGGAAAACAATTCGCCAACTCAAGTGGCTGAAATGCTGCAACAGCAATTCGGTCAGCGTGGGTTTGATATTACTATAGCCAGTCAAGGTGAAGGTTTTGGCTGGAAGCACATCAACTGA
- a CDS encoding LysR family transcriptional regulator codes for MADRRLQVFHTVARVLSFTKAAEVLHMTQPAVTFQIRQLEEYFAARLFDRTHNRIRLTEAGKRAYQYSERIFTLYSEMENSVKEITGEVGGVLVVAASTSVGQHILTPMLGKFRKQYPDVTIRMKVGNCDTVLSMVEHNLADIALVEYFPNNKHFATRIYGDQPLCVILPSSHPLSMRQSIGPTEMMHLEWVGRERGSGIREIVQSYLTGQGVDPDRLEIAMELGSNEAVKTAVAAGHGAALMPRIACEHDYRQNGYKMIRLEPDLKVPVTFVYKNQKFHLRAMEELLNYAAEYLQKTTT; via the coding sequence ATGGCAGATCGACGATTGCAGGTGTTTCACACGGTTGCGAGGGTATTGAGTTTTACCAAGGCGGCGGAAGTGCTTCATATGACGCAGCCAGCGGTAACATTTCAGATCCGCCAACTGGAAGAATACTTTGCCGCAAGACTGTTTGACCGAACCCATAACCGGATCCGACTGACTGAAGCTGGCAAGCGTGCTTACCAATATTCTGAAAGAATTTTTACGTTATATAGCGAAATGGAAAACTCGGTAAAAGAAATTACCGGTGAGGTCGGCGGTGTTCTGGTGGTTGCTGCGAGCACCTCGGTAGGTCAGCATATTTTAACGCCAATGTTAGGTAAATTCCGCAAGCAATACCCTGATGTCACCATCAGAATGAAAGTGGGCAACTGCGATACAGTGTTGTCGATGGTTGAGCATAATTTGGCTGATATCGCGCTGGTTGAGTATTTCCCGAATAATAAACATTTCGCTACGCGTATTTATGGTGACCAACCTTTATGTGTCATCTTGCCTTCATCGCATCCATTGTCGATGCGTCAATCTATTGGTCCTACAGAGATGATGCACCTCGAATGGGTAGGGAGAGAGCGTGGCTCGGGTATCCGAGAAATCGTTCAGAGCTATTTGACCGGGCAGGGCGTGGATCCAGATCGACTGGAAATCGCGATGGAGTTGGGCAGCAATGAAGCAGTAAAAACTGCGGTTGCAGCAGGTCATGGTGCGGCCCTAATGCCGCGTATTGCATGCGAACATGACTACCGACAAAATGGTTATAAGATGATCCGCCTTGAGCCAGACCTGAAAGTGCCAGTAACCTTTGTCTATAAAAACCAGAAGTTCCATTTACGAGCAATGGAAGAATTATTAAATTATGCTGCAGAATATTTGCAAAAAACGACAACTTAA